The genomic region CTCCATAGGGGCCACGGCAGCCCTACTCACCGCGCCATTCTGGCTCAGGCTAGGCCTCGTGATTGGCTACTCGGTAATGCTCATCGTTGGGTTCGTAATAGCAATAGTGGGCACCGCAATAACCCGTGATAACACAGGCATTGAGTTGAGGAGGCTCGATGAAGTCTCGTAAATTAGCCATGGAATTTATCTTAAAGTTCTCGTGGTTTCATGTCTATTTTAATTAAGTTGTAATTCCAATTTCTTAGGCCAGAGTCCCAGCAATTACGCGGTCTAACCACCTTGGAGACTCCTCGTCATACTTAAGTAGGGTAGCTCATAATTACATTAATGGGGGCATGCTTATTCATATTTGCCATAGGCTCGATGAGTGCCTAGATAGGGCTAGGGTCCTTAGTGGCTTAACATCATTTAACGCAGCGACTGGGTTTGTTGATTATGATGGGTTATCGTACGTACTTAATTACCTGGGGGGTATTGGTGATGTTAGGGTTGTGGTTGGTGACTTGGGTTCAATACCGAGGGTTATCTATGAGAGGTGGCGTGATGTGATTAGGGTGTATCGAAGGCTACACACTAAGCTTTACTTACTTGGTAATGGTGTTGCCATTGTCGGTAGTGCTAATTTGACGGTTGGTGGTCTTTATGGTAATGTTGAGTTGAATGTCTTAATAAAGAATGGGGAGCTTTACGGTCAATTAATGAGGTATTTTGAGGAATTGTGGCTTAATGCTAAGCCGCTTACTGAGGATTACGTGGAGGATGTCGAGGAGGTCGAGGTTAGGAATACGAAGCGCAGCGCCGCTGGGTTTGTGAGTGAGGTGAATAGGGCATTACTAAGCATTTTGGGTGTCGATGAGGAGTGTTTAACCACGTTTAACCCAAGGCAGTGCGCGGCGATGGTTGCCGAGGCCATTAATAAGAGGTTCCGTGATTGTGAGGACCCTCCTGAGAGCTGTGTTGTGGCTGCTGTTGCTGAGGAATTGAACCTGAAGGTTAATGAGCTAGCTAGGCAGTTAATAAGCGGGCCTGGTTCAGCCGTTGTCGCAGGGCACCCGTTGTGTTGGGTTAAGGCCTTTATTAACCTGTTAAGGGCTGGTCGTGTAGGTGTTGAGGAGTTGAGTAGTGGTGTTAGGATTTACGAGGCCATGGTTAGGGAGGCGTCGCGGGAATGCCCTGGCAGGGCTGGGGAGCTGGCCCGTGAAGAGCTCGTGAGGCTTCATGATGAGCGTTATAGGGATGACTATGTCAGGTGGAAGATACCATATAGGTTATTGCCGCTTGCCCTGGTGCTCCCAATCATTGGCTGTAGGTTGGTTGGTATTCGTAGGAGGGACGGTAGTGTGTTAAGGAGGTTGGCCTGTAATCAGTAGGGTAGCTCTGTGTGTTGGTTGTTTAGGGTCATAGGCATGGCGTTGAGTCACCCATCAATTCCCTTAACTGCTTTATACAGGGGTGTTTCGGGTCTAAGTGATTAATTATGGTTCTATAATCCTCCTCCCTAATTGATATTATTGAGAATTGCATGTGGTCCTGCCAACCACCACGACCACTCCTTGCCTTGTTTGTGATGAAGTATAAATTATTTAATACGAGATAAATGCCCACAGCGCCTATGTAAATGTCGTTAAGCTTCTCAATCCCTATTAACATATTGAATTTATTCTTCGGATTCCACTCATTAACGGCTGGGTGATCGGGACGCAATAAACCACTACTCCTAACTCTATAAGGTCCTAAGAATACCCTCTGGCACCTATTGGGTGCGTTAACTATCCTCACCCTCAACGATCTAACGTAGAAGATCATGAGATCGCCGGGTTTCACGAGGTCCCTTGCCGTAATTCCGTACTTCTCATCATCAACGCCAAACACGCAATACCTTAGGCAGGTGATAAGGTTTTGCGGACTAGTGGTAAAGACCCAGTGCATGCCGGTGTTGTCCATTAATGATTTTTACCATAGGTCAAATATAATGTTTAATCAATGGAGAGCACCTCTAATTGCTCAGTGCTGTGGTGATCCATGATAACCAGGTATCAATGCCTTAAAACCATAAATCATTTCTTAATTAGGAAATTTCTAGGCCCAGGGACTTTAACACGGCTCTCATAATGTCAACAGCCCTCCTAGCCATGCCCAGGGCAGCTTCGGCGTCACCTCGGCTGTATATTTCCCAGGGAGTTAATCCACGTTCAGGCTCTCCATACGTGCTCCTACCATGCTCGGGCGCCAACCTCCTCACTATCACCGCTAATTCACTTACCAATTCCGTTAAATTCCTCGGTAGGTTAGCCATTACATCCTCCAACTCGCCAGACGGGTCATGACTCCAACTCGGTATCCTATAAATGGCTATGACGGCCTTAGCCGCGTTTTCAGCAGACAACTGCGCAGCGGCGACGGTGCCCCTCCAATCACCCCGACTGAATGCCTCATTGGCCTCCCTGAGGTAGTTAATGGCTAGCCTATACCTGTAATTGACCTCATCGATTGGGTCATACATTAACCCTCACCGACTTAATCATCGGCCTTCCATCAGCCCTCATCCACCCATACTTCCCATCCCTAGTCCTATACCTGACCAGGCCCTCATTCTCTATGAATTTAATCACGGAATCCTTAAAACGCCTCAGGTCACCATACCTATCACAGATTATTACCCCATCCCACGCCATGTTGATTGCCAACGCCGTCAATTTACCGCTGAGCTCGCTCCTCCTCATATCTACCAGTGTTATATCGCGCTTAACGAATCGCCTAAGCACCTCATAGGCCCTAGCCCTAACATCTAACCCGCTCAGCGTGTTGAATAGTACCATTACGTCAACATCACTATCCTCACGTGCCTCACCCCTCGCCCAGCTACCAAAGAGCATGAGCCCAAGGAACTCATCGCCGAACTCACCCTCTAAGTCCCTGCATGCCATCCTCAGTAAGTTGATAAGCTCATTAAGGTTCACGAATCCTCATTAATTGAGTGTTGCTGGCCTTTATATTCATTTATTCACAAACCTCGCATAAACGTCTTCTCTTCCTTTCTTCCTTAACTCATAAGGAATGCCTAAGCCCTTACACTTATGTGATGACGCTAAGTAAGGCCTTTTCGAGCCACCTCGCTCAACATCATTGAGCGGTCAATATTTTTAAATCCTGTTATGTTGTGATCATTGATGAATGTAAGATCAGTGCTATCTATGGTCACCGTGGTTGTTGCGGTGGTTATTGTCTTGTTTGTGGTTATGTACCTCCTCACGCCTAGGTACCCACCTCCGGGCATAACCATTGTTCCTAGTATTGATTATGGCTTCCTCCCCTGCAATGACCACTTCGTTATCATTCCTGGCGACTCGATGGTTGCCCCCATTATCACGTTCATGGTGATGTTGCAGCTAATGGTGTGTGATTTACATGGCTTTTCCAGCGAGTATAGTCAGCGAGGCTCTAACGGCGTTATCGAAGCTATCAAACCTCAGTGATGCCTTGATCATGGGCGTGTACATCGATGGAAAAATTAATCGCAAGCACCAACAATCCAGGTCCAATACCTGGCCTGAAGTTTACTGTTAGCCATCCCAATGGCACGATTTCCGTGGGTTACACAAGTGACGGTGTCTTCTTCCAAACGACTAACCTAACGAGTGGTGATGTAATAACCGTTGTGATTTACTCGGCAGTGCCCTATGCATTACCTCGTGTGCCGTGACCAACGAGAGTGAGGAGGTTGAGTTGATGGTTAGGAATAATTAGATTGGTGTGATGGGCATAACCAACGGCACACCAACGGCTGAACAACTCTACGTGGAGGGCAAATACATAACGGAGGTGCCCATAATCTAGTAATAAACGTTATAAGCCTAATAAGCCGACTACCACAGGAACTAACACCAAACCTCCTAGCAAGCGCAAGACCACTAGCCATTGAATACGCACCATCATTCGCAATCGGGCAATCACTACCACTAACAGGCAATAGACGATGAGCATGTCAGACAAACTCAAGATTGCATTAATCCTTGCCCTTTGAGGATCATGATAATGCTGTCCTGCTTTATTTGCTTTATGAGCGCATAAATTATTAGGAGCGTAGTTGGTATTGGGTATGGTTAATGCAGTATCCTGCTTTAGTTGTGTAATAATTATCAAATAGTCAGGGGTTTACTGAGTGGCGTGATTGGCCATGGGTGGGTTTAGGGAGGAGCTTAATGGTGCCGTTAGGTTGATTAATTCGGTGTTAATTGTGCAGGTTATTTCCATGGTCATTAGCGTAATTGCCCTTTACCTAATTCATGACTTAATTGTTCATGCATCATTAATGGCATTATCAATGGTCCTCCTCGTGGCGGCGTTGATAGACTTGCTTAGGGTGCTCAGTAAGGTTAAGGAGCTATACCTCACTAGGATTAGGGATGCTATTTGGACCCATAAGGCGGCCCTCGACGTGAATAGGGAAAGTAGGGAGTTGTGGGTTAGGGCTAGGGACTACGTCATGGCCCTCCTAATCATGGTCATAGCATCACTATCGTTAACACCGTACTTACTGATTAAGTCGTTAGGCCTGGCACCACCTTACTGCGTAATTACCTGGGTAAACCTCGCCCTGCTAGTAACCACCTCGCTCACAGAGGTTTACGTAATAGCCAGGGTGGAGTGCTCAATATGGATTTAACGATGAGTTAACGCGCCAACGGGATAACATCGCAATGGGGGTTCCCAGTAAGATGAGATGCGGCGCTATAAAGGCGATGACGACCTAAAATGCCCACGGGTTAAAAACAAAATAACGACTGTGTTGGTGGGGCCGCCGGGATTTGAACCCGGGATCACTCGGGCTCGCGTCTGCTACGTTGATCCCGAGCCGAGCCTCAGGCGTGGTTGAACCCACGTATCCTAGCCAGGCTAGACTACGGCCCCGCCAAGGAGTTGGTTTAGGGGAATTTAAGTTTTCCGTGTTTTACCCGTGAGGTTGTTTTTCATGGTTATTGTTTAAATAATTATTTAAATAATTTCGCCATATTTACCGGGGTTTTAATGAGTAAATTTTTAAATAAAAGTGTTAATTGGGGTGTTGATGGGTCATGGGTGGTGTTGAGCTTGTTAGGGTTTATGGGGGGCAGTTGTTTCATGAGGTGGAGGTTTTTGGTCTTAGGCGTAGCTTGCCTATAGTGCCTATTGGCTTTGGTTTGTGGATTGCCTCGGATGCCGGGCTTGTGCTTGGTGATGTGGAGTTCATTGGTAAGGCTAGTCATGAGGTCGCCAGGGTTGTGAGGCAGTACGACCCGGATGTCATCGTTACGGCCGAGGCCAAGGCCATTGCCATGGCCTATGAAGTGGCTAAGAACCTCGGCCACGGCAGATTCGTGGCCGTTAGGAAGAGTGTTAAGGGCTACATGAGGGGCTACATTACTGAGAACGTGAAGTCAATAACAACCAGGAAGCCTCAAACCCTCGTACTCACTAACGAGGATGCGGAGTTTATCAGGGGTAGGAGGGTGTGCCTATTTGATGATGTCGTGTCCACGGGTAGCACCATGGGGGCTCTAGAGAGGCTCGTCAACAGGGTTGGTGGTGAGGTTGTTTGTAAGGCGTGTATTTGGCGTGAGGGTCCCTGGTACACATCCAACGACCTGGTGTTCTTCGATTACCTGCCAATCTACGTCTCGAGGGAGCTATACAGTAGATTCATAGGTGGGTCACCCATTGGGGTGGTAGGCGGTGAGTGAGGTCCTTGCTAGGTATGACCTGGATAGGGTCACCATAGCCACGCTGGCCAGCCACTCATCGCTCCAGATATTCCACGGAGCTAAGCTTGAGGGCTTTGGGACCGTGGCCATCGTGCCCAGGGATAGGCTTTGGTTTTATGAGCAGTTTAGGCACTTGATTGACCACTTCATAGTCCTTAACAACTGGAGGGAGTTGTGTAGCCCCGACGTGGTCAGGAAGCTCCAATCGTTGAATGCCATATTGGTGCCCCACGGTAGTTACGTGGAGTACGTGGGTCTTGACTGCGCCGAGGGTATTGAGTTGCCCATCTTTGGGCTTAGGGGCTTATTTAGGGTTGAGAGTGACCAGTGGGCTAAGATGGACCTTCTCAGGAGGGCTGGTATACCAATACCGAGGCTTTTCAGTGTTGGTGATGATGTTGATGGGCCCGTGATAGTCAAGTTACCGGGTGCGAAGGGTGGTAGGGGTTATTTCATAGCTAGGTCTGGGGAGGAGGTTGCCAGGGGCGTTGAGGAGAGGGTTAAGGAAGGCTTGGTAAAGACGCCCAAGGACGCCATTGTGCAGGAGTATCTAATAGGCGTTCCAGTATACATACATTACTTCCACAGCCCAATACTGGGTAGGGTGGAGATATTGGGCGCCGACATTAGGTATGAAACCAATATTGATGGCTTAAGGAGGCTAACGCCGGATATTATCGTGGAGATGGGCCTAAAGCCCACCTTTGTCGTTGTGGGGAACATACCGCTTGTACTTAGGGAGAGCCTACTACCCAGGGTCCTCGACTATGGCATTAGGTTTGTTGAGGAGACCAGGAGAAGCCTACCACCCGGAGTCATTGGGCCCTTCTCCCTGGAGGGGGTCATAGACGATGAGGCTAATATAAGGATCTTCGAGTTCTCAGGAAGGATTGTTGCCGGGACTAACCTATACGTTTACGGTAGCCCATACTCATACCTCTACTGGGGTGAGCCCATGAGCATGGGTAGGAGGATTGCTAGGGAGATTAGGATGGCCATTGAGAAGGACGAGCTCAATAGGGTGGTCACATGAGGTACAGCGCTGGGAACTTACTGAGTGGTTACAGGCTCGGCGTGGATTCAGTGCACATAGTAGCCATAGCAAGCCACTCCGCACTTGACGTGTTTGATGGGGCTAAGGATGAGGGCTTTAGGACAGTAGCCGTTTGCCAGAGGGGTAGGGAGACGGCGTACCTCAGGTTTAAGAGGGTTGTTGACGTACCATTAATACTTGATAAGTACGCCGACGTGGCTAGGGAGGACGTCGTGGGTAAGCTCAGGTCGTTAAACGCCATATTCGTGCCCAATAGGAGCTTCTCCGTCTACGTGGGCTACGACACGATAGAGGACAGTTTCCCCGTGCCCATATTCGGCAATAGGTACCTGCTCAGGTATGAGGAGAGGGTTGGGGATAAGACGTACTACAGGATCCTAGATCTTGCGGGAATTAGGAGACCAAGGACCTACGCCTCGCCTGATGACATTGATAGGCCCGTGATGGTTAAGATGCCCCACGCGAGGAAGAGGGTTGAGAGGGGGTTCTTCGTTGCCGTGGATAGAGAGGATTTCTGGAGGAAGTTTAGGAAGCTCGTTAGTGATGGGGTGGTGAGTGAGGGTGACCTTAACAGGGCGTCGATTGAGGAGTTAATTGTTGGGGCTCACTTCAACGTTAATTACTTCAGGAGTATCGCAAGGGATGAGGTGGAGATTCTCAGTATTGACAGGAGAATTCAGACGAACCTTGACGGGCTATTGAGGCTCACGGCTGATGTGCAGTTGGAGATTAGGGACTACCTCGATGTGGAGATGATCGAGATTGGTCATGAGCCGGCCACCATCAGGGAGAGCGAGCTTAATAGGCTCTTTGAGGTGGGCGATAGGTTCGTCAAGGCCACCGAGGAGGTTGAGCCGCCGGGTGTCATTGGTCCATTTACACTACAGTTGATAGTTACCTCGGACCTCGATATAGTGGTCTTCGACGTGGCCCTCAGGATTGGTGGTGGCACGAACATATACATGGGCGTCGGCAGTCAATATAGTAAGCTATACTTCGGTAGACCCATAAGTATGGGTAGGAGGGTCGCCATGGAGATTAGGGAGTGCCTTGAGGGTAATTGCTTGGATAGGGTGGTGACTTAGCCTATTGCATGCCTTATCAACGCCATCTCAACCATGTACTTAACAGCGTCATCCTCCTTACCCTCAACCAATGAATTAATGAATAATTGAGTCAACAACTCATGCTTTCTACTATCGTAGTCGCTGGGCCCTGTTTTAATGCCCATCTCCTCAAGCGTCTTAATATCTCTCTTAACCATGTCAATGACCTCCCTGGTGATCCCAAAGGAATTACCTAATTTCGTGAGCATGTCCAGGCACTCGTGGCATA from Vulcanisaeta distributa DSM 14429 harbors:
- a CDS encoding phospholipase D-like domain-containing protein; translated protein: MLIHICHRLDECLDRARVLSGLTSFNAATGFVDYDGLSYVLNYLGGIGDVRVVVGDLGSIPRVIYERWRDVIRVYRRLHTKLYLLGNGVAIVGSANLTVGGLYGNVELNVLIKNGELYGQLMRYFEELWLNAKPLTEDYVEDVEEVEVRNTKRSAAGFVSEVNRALLSILGVDEECLTTFNPRQCAAMVAEAINKRFRDCEDPPESCVVAAVAEELNLKVNELARQLISGPGSAVVAGHPLCWVKAFINLLRAGRVGVEELSSGVRIYEAMVREASRECPGRAGELAREELVRLHDERYRDDYVRWKIPYRLLPLALVLPIIGCRLVGIRRRDGSVLRRLACNQ
- a CDS encoding EVE domain-containing protein, translated to MDNTGMHWVFTTSPQNLITCLRYCVFGVDDEKYGITARDLVKPGDLMIFYVRSLRVRIVNAPNRCQRVFLGPYRVRSSGLLRPDHPAVNEWNPKNKFNMLIGIEKLNDIYIGAVGIYLVLNNLYFITNKARSGRGGWQDHMQFSIISIREEDYRTIINHLDPKHPCIKQLRELMGDSTPCL
- a CDS encoding HEPN domain-containing protein, whose translation is MYDPIDEVNYRYRLAINYLREANEAFSRGDWRGTVAAAQLSAENAAKAVIAIYRIPSWSHDPSGELEDVMANLPRNLTELVSELAVIVRRLAPEHGRSTYGEPERGLTPWEIYSRGDAEAALGMARRAVDIMRAVLKSLGLEIS
- a CDS encoding nucleotidyltransferase family protein translates to MNLNELINLLRMACRDLEGEFGDEFLGLMLFGSWARGEAREDSDVDVMVLFNTLSGLDVRARAYEVLRRFVKRDITLVDMRRSELSGKLTALAINMAWDGVIICDRYGDLRRFKDSVIKFIENEGLVRYRTRDGKYGWMRADGRPMIKSVRVNV
- a CDS encoding phosphoribosyltransferase family protein codes for the protein MGGVELVRVYGGQLFHEVEVFGLRRSLPIVPIGFGLWIASDAGLVLGDVEFIGKASHEVARVVRQYDPDVIVTAEAKAIAMAYEVAKNLGHGRFVAVRKSVKGYMRGYITENVKSITTRKPQTLVLTNEDAEFIRGRRVCLFDDVVSTGSTMGALERLVNRVGGEVVCKACIWREGPWYTSNDLVFFDYLPIYVSRELYSRFIGGSPIGVVGGE
- a CDS encoding formate--phosphoribosylaminoimidazolecarboxamide ligase, with amino-acid sequence MSEVLARYDLDRVTIATLASHSSLQIFHGAKLEGFGTVAIVPRDRLWFYEQFRHLIDHFIVLNNWRELCSPDVVRKLQSLNAILVPHGSYVEYVGLDCAEGIELPIFGLRGLFRVESDQWAKMDLLRRAGIPIPRLFSVGDDVDGPVIVKLPGAKGGRGYFIARSGEEVARGVEERVKEGLVKTPKDAIVQEYLIGVPVYIHYFHSPILGRVEILGADIRYETNIDGLRRLTPDIIVEMGLKPTFVVVGNIPLVLRESLLPRVLDYGIRFVEETRRSLPPGVIGPFSLEGVIDDEANIRIFEFSGRIVAGTNLYVYGSPYSYLYWGEPMSMGRRIAREIRMAIEKDELNRVVT
- a CDS encoding formate--phosphoribosylaminoimidazolecarboxamide ligase family protein, with the protein product MRYSAGNLLSGYRLGVDSVHIVAIASHSALDVFDGAKDEGFRTVAVCQRGRETAYLRFKRVVDVPLILDKYADVAREDVVGKLRSLNAIFVPNRSFSVYVGYDTIEDSFPVPIFGNRYLLRYEERVGDKTYYRILDLAGIRRPRTYASPDDIDRPVMVKMPHARKRVERGFFVAVDREDFWRKFRKLVSDGVVSEGDLNRASIEELIVGAHFNVNYFRSIARDEVEILSIDRRIQTNLDGLLRLTADVQLEIRDYLDVEMIEIGHEPATIRESELNRLFEVGDRFVKATEEVEPPGVIGPFTLQLIVTSDLDIVVFDVALRIGGGTNIYMGVGSQYSKLYFGRPISMGRRVAMEIRECLEGNCLDRVVT